The stretch of DNA CGAACAAACACTCTTTCTTTGCTCTGTTTCCACAGTCTCTGCATACTTTCTCTGTTATGTTTTCTTCCACCGCCGCGAAAATAACCGGCGACGGAGACGGCCGTGCTATCTGTGGCGGTGGTGGAGGTAAGAGAATGATGTTTCGAAGACCTAGCATGTAGTCTGGAGTACTGATTCCGACGGCGGCGACGGAGGAGGAAGATGAGTGATGATCAGGTGCGATTGAGACGGCGGCGAAAggtgttgaagatgatgatggttgttgtggtggtggCCATGAGAGTGAAGAAGGTGGATTTGCCACTGTGGCAGTGATATTAAAAGCGCGTGGAAGCTAATGTAGTAGGTGCAGCTTAGGCTTAGCTATGGAGGAGTCTAGATGAGTAGTGAGTAGTGAGAGAGAAATCACATtagcataaaaaaaagatgagtgaaaaagaaagtttttttttttggtattttgggtttttgtggtttttggaCAGAGTTTTGTGGTCACATGTTCAAATGGTTTCAAAAGTCTGcagaaaatgaaattattatctttttaagtGAGTGGTCCACTTCATTGGGAAAGCACCCGTCTAAAACGGCTTTTTCGCCACAATTGTAATCCCACTTTGTGGGTCTATCTATGTGCTTAAGCTTTGGCTTTCATACTTTTTAAACTGTTGATCATTTTCATTGTTGGAGATTAGATTCGTTGAGGGGACCTGTTTGGTATGGATGGATAGTTTGTAACACTAATAGTAGAACAGAGGATTTATACAtcacaaaaaaagattatggaATTGAgtgttttagtttatttatgttttttttcactTTAGGAATTCAACTAGTAAATATTGCAGAGTCACACGTCTAGTTGTTTACAGCATTCAACTCAGATGCAATAAGAGATTTTCTAGCAGGGAAGTTGATCCTTGTAGATGTCTAAGACTGACGTGCCTGCAGTTATTGGACACAACCTGAGAGAAAACGAATACGGTTGGGGCGGAATCAGATACTTATCGTGTACACACGGAGTCCAGCTATCATCTCCTGCAAGGCCCATGTGTTTGTGGTCCAGATGCACCTGCACGATGTTCACCATCCAAATGACAGAGTAAAAAGTTAAccgaatgaaaacaaaaaacaaacaacttaGGCCAACTGATCCTCAGGTGCTTGATAAGCCATTGCTATTCTTGAATTGAAAGAAAGCTGATCAAGAAAATGAGGATAAGAAAAACGATTACTACCTCGATGTTTTGTCCTTTGATAAGATCCTCTTCATGTGTTGCACGATGAAGCTCACTGGTTGTATAGTAACTAGCATTCATCTGCATTGGGGAAGAACTACCATATGTTGAAGCATATATTCCTACACCATCCTTGTTTTGGAATGTCACCCACCTAACATCTGTTCTACCCCCGGATTCTCCTGGAACAATATAAGGGACATGCATGTCTCCAACATTGTGTTCATATATGGCCACATGAGCTGCTGATTTTCGGTCTGGGTAACACTCAAGTGGACCTTTTCCATACCATTTCACACGGTCCAGTGTTTTTTCAATGTGGAATTCTATACCAACACGTGGTAGCGGTGGAAGATCAGACTTCGGTTCTACAAACCAATTGGTGATGATATCTCCGGAACCATAGATCAGATATGTCACATTGACTTTGAATAAGGCTTCTGACTTTGAAGAGCCAGAAGCTGGAGAACCAAGGTATATGAACTCTATCTCTACGGATTTATCAGTGATGCTCTTTACTGAACAGCTTTCAACAAGAAACTCCACATTATCCAACTGTGCTGCTTGCCACCTCGAAAAATAACTAGAGTCACCTCCACCTTTATCATTGTCTGTCGGTGCTCGCCAAAAGCAAGGCAAAATAGCTTCGTTCATAAGGAGAACTCCTTGAATCTGTCATGTTTGAAATAATCTTAAGAACATAAGCATGCTCACTAAAGCTGAAAAGTGGAAAATTTCCACTAAGACACCAACCAAGAAAAGATCTTCAACATTAAATAGatttcttgttttagttttaacgTTTTGTACTTTTCTTCTTTCGATTGCCTAGCTAGATAGATTCCTTTTTCTATGGTAGTTCTTTCTTTGCTACAACAATGTCCATATCAAACTTTAGACCCTAACAGTATTATTTACTTGAGGAACTTATATGCCTTCAGTTTGTAAGACTTTCTTCCCTATAATTTAATGCATTAAGAAATTGTTTAAGAGCTTCCcaatcaagaaataaaacagaCAAGAACTTACCTTCCAACCTTCAATGGCTCCTTTTCGGACATTTATCATTAGCTCCCATGATTCTTGCTGGCTGATCTTAATGAAATCTCCAATAGTTTCACAAGTGATAATAGTGTCTGTCTTTTTTATCGCCTAAAGTAGGATGTCACTTACAGTTGTCAGGACTTCATACTTTCTGTAGTAATTTGAAAAGAGACCTTTCCAAAAGATATATAACTTGTAAAGTATGTGAGACGTACCTGTGGTATTATTTGTCTCTTTGCTGGTAAAGGAATCTGCGTTGAAGACACAAGATGACCAGCTTCAAGCGAACGAGTAGGATTTAAAAGCTTGGCAGTTACTGTCAGAAACAATTCTCCAGCGTTTGAGTCATTCCAGAAAGAAAACCATGGACCTGACTTCCACTCCATATCAAAACTATTTTGTGGCTTTATCACAGGAATAGAGAGATCCCCAGATCCAAGTTCAAGACCATCCCCATGAATTTTCCAGCTAAACTCCAATTCTTCTGTTGTGTGGAAAAAGTAAGTGTTTGCTACCTGCAACGATAATGTTTGAGCTACATAGATAGTATTAACACCAATGCCAACTGAGGTGATGTATATAAAATTGTACCTTCATCGTGCCATCCGTCAACGAAACCTTGATTGGTTGATAACAATACTTAACCTCTTAAGCAACACAGACATGATGCAAACAGAAGAAAGTCAGGGCCATTCAAAATATAACATGGtcaaatatttagaaaaagGGAAACAATGGCTTAGATTTATGTTCCTTATTCTACTTATTTCGGACTCCATTTCTTTTACTAGAATGTATAAATAAGGATGAGATTCCATTTGTGCGACTCATCCAGGGTAGAGAGAGATTTGAAGGGTATCAGTTCTCTTATCAATCGAGAGAAAAGCTTTTAACCTTTCTTATCGTCTTTGTCAAAGAGAAATCTTTCTAACGATTTTGATGATAAGctctgatttgtttttattaaataaagaagagtttttgttttttttcgtgATTCTTAACTCATCGAAGCTAGAGAGAGCTTGGGTTTCAACAGAGGAAAAAACGTTCAAGCTTAGTTATTGGACATGTTTGTAACGATTTGGTTCTATAGTTGATTTGCTTCTTCTAAGTTAGAAGTTCTAACGATGGAAAAgcttttagttttcttttgtaattcttAACTATATCAAGATCTTACCATGGAGTGCTGGATGAGGAGTTCGGTCAGGCCATATAAGTCCATTGAGACAGAAGTTTAAATCATTAGGCTGGTCACCAAAGTCCCCTCCATATGCCCAACGCTTGATGCCATCTGAACCCAGTTTCAATAGTCCCTAAATGACAGAAGAAGCATTATAATTAGATACGGATTAACCAAGAAAAGtgcattttgaattttatgcATGGATTTGGCTTATTATAAGGATCTACTTTATCTTTATgttacaagaacaagaaatttCAGATCACAAATAATAGAAGAGATTCACAGGTCTAATTAAATGATGTGGGCATAACTATTGTGTTAAGAACCAgcttatactaaaattcaagTTATGAACCTGGTCAACCCAGTCCCATATGAAACCTCCTTGCAGGCCAAAGGTATTGTCAATTGCCTCCCAGTACTCGTCTATATTCCCGTTGCTGTTACCCATAGCATGTTGGTACCTGCGTTTTATTGAGAAGAAAATCTCTGAAGTAgacacaaagaaagaagaaatctaaACAATGATGCAATAAATTGTTACTGTATGATGCATTGATGCCAATGGAATTCAGGAAAAGTGAAGGAATTCTGAAGAAATTGATCTAACATACTCGCATAATATCAACGGTCGTGATTCATTTTGATCAAGCGCAATTTTGACAATGTCCCAAACCCGCATGTACATTGGGCAGACTATATCAGTAGAACTTGTTCTGGAACCACCACCTTCATAGTGCACCAACCGTGANNNNNNNNNNNNNNNNNNNNNNNNNNNNNNNNNNNNNNNNNNNNNNNNNNNNNNNNNNNNNNNNNNNNNNNNNNNNNNNNNNNNNNNNNNNNNNNNNNNNNNNNNNNNNNNNNNNNNNNNNNNNNNNNNNNNNNNNNNNNNNNNNNNNNNNNNNNNNNNNNNNNNNNNNNNNNNNNNNNNNNNNNNNNNNNNNNNNNNNNNNNNNNNNNNNNNNNNNNNNNNNNNNNNNNNNNNNNNNNNNNNNNNNNNNNNNNNTACCTGCGTTTTATTGAGAAGAAAATCTCTGAAGTAgacacaaagaaagaagaaatctaaACAATGATGCAATAAATTGTTACTGTATGATGCATTGATGCCAATGGAATTCAGGAAAAGTGAAGGAATTCTGAAGAAATTGATCTAACATACTCGCATAATATCAACGGTCGTGATTCATTTTGATCAAGCGCAATTTTGACAATGTCCCAAACCCGCATGTACATTGGGCAGACTATATCAGTAGAACTTGTTCTGGAACCACCACCCTCATAGTGCACCAACCGTGAGGGGTCCTTTTCTCTAATCCAACCTGTTCCACAAGTTCAACAACAATAGCAGTAAGATAGAATGGACAGAGCTGAAAAATGCAAGAATATGCAAGTTAATTCTCCAGGAATGAATGCACCAAGAATCAAAGCTTATTCAAAATGTTCTTTATACAAGCTCTTACTTCAGCATTTTGGCCAAACATAACCTATagattattttatcaaatatataatcatgtaaCACTGCCTTTGAAATCAAAAAGCAACTcgaggaaaagaaaataaaatgactATACTAATATTTGTCTCCTCCAAACCAAGGTAAAGCACTCTGAAAGAGAACGAGAAGGAGAGAATAAATAGGATTTTAAGAGATTACTCTTAGAAACCAAGATATAATTAGTGTCCATTTCAATAGTACAGTTTCATCAGGGCTGCTTACCTGCCATGGCAGAATGATTTGGCCCATAGCCAGCCTCATTTCCCAGTGACCAAGAAATTATGCATGTATGGTTCTTGTCTCTTTCAACCATCCCAACTACTCGATCCAGCATAGCAGCTGCCCAACTTGGCTCTTTCGCAGGGTGCTTCAGATGCCCGGAGAGATCAAAACCATGTGTCTCTATATTGGCTTCATCGATCATGTACATGCCGAACAAATCGCATAATTCATACCAGCGGGGATGTTGAGGATAATGACTGTTTCGCACCGCATTGATATTATATTCTTTCATCAAGATTAAATCCTGGGAACAGTACAAGGGgtaaatcaaaatctcaataGAGTACACAAGTGGTATCCTTAGTAAACCATGGTCCATGGAAGGGATAAAGCAAAGAGAAGAGGAAAAACCATGTTACCTTGACCATGCAGGACTCTATATTCGTTTTTCCAACACGTGGATGGTGCTCATGCCTGTTTACACCTTTTATTACGACTGGGTGCCCATTAACAAGAAGCTGTTTGAAGGCCTTTGATACTTGTCGAATGCCAACAATGCTTGATTCAGAATCAAGTACTTTCCCAGATGTATCTTTTAGGGTTAATACGAGGATGTAAACATTTGGCTGcacacaaatataaattatatagggAAAATGTCAGTTAGTAGCATAAATTATAGCGAACGTACATCCAAGCACAATACTTCACAGACACATATCATTTCAGTTTTCCCATTTCCATGCTACCAATATAAAAGTACTTGACTAAGATCTGTTACGGCAAGCCTACACATTTTGGGGAAAAGAGCCCAGCATTGGAAATAGATAACATTAGAGCAAGTACCGACCCCAAATTCAATGCACTTCACACATTGAATACATAATGTAAGGATCACATTAGCAAGATTTCAGTCCATATTATTCTTAACAGCCGTAGCAGATAGTCAATACTAACCTCATACATATAATTTAGGTTACTCAATATACTATCCgagactaatatatatatatatttttttgtagtagtAGGCTACTGCATGTCTGAGAAGCAAAGCCAACTTTGTGTAGCTAAAGCAAGTACCAAGTACCAATAACGAGCTGCTTACTTGTTCAGCTGACCAGAGATTTGGAGAATCCAGTTTTCCCTCAAGCAAATAACCATGGAATCCAAGAATTGGGCTTGGAGAAGGATTAAGCGTCAAATTGGCCACCTTGGGAGAGAGTTCAGAACTAAATCCTTCAGAGTTGTACCAATTTTTTGTACTATACACGGCAGCCTCTATGACGAAGTTAGAAAGAACAAGATCCTTTGAGGACTCCTGCATATTGTCTATCTTCACTTCGACCtgtaaaattacaaacaatGCAACTTTTAAACATAACAAGTGCACacattacttaattaatatCTAAGGAAAAGCAAGTAAAATACACATCAAGCCAAGATATAAGGGAAATTATTTGGAGGCACATGAATAAGTGGATTTTGTCAATGAGAACAACTTCTGTAAGATTAT from Camelina sativa cultivar DH55 chromosome 9, Cs, whole genome shotgun sequence encodes:
- the LOC104712044 gene encoding uncharacterized protein LOC104712044 isoform X2, whose protein sequence is MVSLATQMILPSENGYRIWEDQTLFNWRKRDPHVTLRCHESVEGSLRYWYQRNNVDLTVSKSAVWNDDAVQAALDSAAFWVDGLPFVKSLSGYWKFFLAPKPDNVPDKFYDAAFPDSDWNALPDRRILLHFEAVDSAFFAWINGNPVGYSQDSRLPAEFEISEYCYPWDSGKQNVLAVQVFRWSDGSYLEDQDHWWLSGIHRDVLLLAKPKVFIADYFFKSKLADDFSYADIQVEVKIDNMQESSKDLVLSNFVIEAAVYSTKNWYNSEGFSSELSPKVANLTLNPSPSPILGFHGYLLEGKLDSPNLWSAEQPNVYILVLTLKDTSGKVLDSESSIVGIRQVSKAFKQLLVNGHPVVIKGVNRHEHHPRVGKTNIESCMVKDLILMKEYNINAVRNSHYPQHPRWYELCDLFGMYMIDEANIETHGFDLSGHLKHPAKEPSWAAAMLDRVVGMVERDKNHTCIISWSLGNEAGYGPNHSAMAGWIREKDPSRLVHYEGGGSRTSSTDIVCPMYMRVWDIVKIALDQNESRPLILCEYQHAMGNSNGNIDEYWEAIDNTFGLQGGFIWDWVDQGLLKLGSDGIKRWAYGGDFGDQPNDLNFCLNGLIWPDRTPHPALHEVKYCYQPIKVSLTDGTMKVANTYFFHTTEELEFSWKIHGDGLELGSGDLSIPVIKPQNSFDMEWKSGPWFSFWNDSNAGELFLTVTAKLLNPTRSLEAGHLVSSTQIPLPAKRQIIPQAIKKTDTIITCETIGDFIKISQQESWELMINVRKGAIEGWKIQGVLLMNEAILPCFWRAPTDNDKGGGDSSYFSRWQAAQLDNVEFLVESCSVKSITDKSVEIEFIYLGSPASGSSKSEALFKVNVTYLIYGSGDIITNWFVEPKSDLPPLPRVGIEFHIEKTLDRVKWYGKGPLECYPDRKSAAHVAIYEHNVGDMHVPYIVPGESGGRTDVRWVTFQNKDGVGIYASTYGSSSPMQMNASYYTTSELHRATHEEDLIKGQNIEVHLDHKHMGLAGDDSWTPCVHDKYLIPPQPYSFSLRLCPITAGTSVLDIYKDQLPC
- the LOC104712044 gene encoding uncharacterized protein LOC104712044 isoform X1, yielding MVSLATQMILPSENGYRIWEDQTLFNWRKRDPHVTLRCHESVEGSLRYWYQRNNVDLTVSKSAVWNDDAVQAALDSAAFWVDGLPFVKSLSGYWKFFLAPKPDNVPDKFYDAAFPDSDWNALPDRRILLHFEAVDSAFFAWINGNPVGYSQDSRLPAEFEISEYCYPWDSGKQNVLAVQVFRWSDGSYLEDQDHWWLSGIHRDVLLLAKPKVFIADYFFKSKLADDFSYADIQVEVKIDNMQESSKDLVLSNFVIEAAVYSTKNWYNSEGFSSELSPKVANLTLNPSPSPILGFHGYLLEGKLDSPNLWSAEQPNVYILVLTLKDTSGKVLDSESSIVGIRQVSKAFKQLLVNGHPVVIKGVNRHEHHPRVGKTNIESCMVKDLILMKEYNINAVRNSHYPQHPRWYELCDLFGMYMIDEANIETHGFDLSGHLKHPAKEPSWAAAMLDRVVGMVERDKNHTCIISWSLGNEAGYGPNHSAMAGWIREKDPSRLVHYEGGGSRTSSTDIVCPMYMRVWDIVKIALDQNESRPLILCEYQHAMGNSNGNIDEYWEAIDNTFGLQGGFIWDWVDQGLLKLGSDGIKRWAYGGDFGDQPNDLNFCLNGLIWPDRTPHPALHEVKYCYQPIKVSLTDGTMKVANTYFFHTTEELEFSWKIHGDGLELGSGDLSIPVIKPQNSFDMEWKSGPWFSFWNDSNAGELFLTVTAKLLNPTRSLEAGHLVSSTQIPLPAKRQIIPQAIKKTDTIITCETIGDFIKISQQESWELMINVRKGAIEGWKIQGVLLMNEAILPCFWRAPTDNDKGGGDSSYFSRWQAAQLDNVEFLVESCSVKSITDKSVEIEFIYLGSPASGSSKSEALFKVNVTYLIYGSGDIITNWFVEPKSDLPPLPRVGIEFHIEKTLDRVKWYGKGPLECYPDRKSAAHVAIYEHNVGDMHVPYIVPGESGGRTDVRWVTFQNKDGVGIYASTYGSSSPMQMNASYYTTSELHRATHEEDLIKGQNIEVHLDHKHMGLAGDDSWTPCVHDKYLIPPQPYSFSLRLCPITAGTSVLDIYKDQLPC